A window of the Mus pahari chromosome 1, PAHARI_EIJ_v1.1, whole genome shotgun sequence genome harbors these coding sequences:
- the LOC110326226 gene encoding olfactory receptor 51F2-like: protein MPTFQNTTASSIIFLLTGVPGLEAFHTWISIPFCFLYATALSGNSLILFVIITQPSLHEPMYYFLSMLSTTDLGLSISTLATMLGIFWFNTREISFNACLSQMFFIKLFTVMESSVLLAMAFDRYVAISNPLRYATILTDSRIAQIGVTIVIRGTVMLTPMVALLKRLTFCSSRVLHHSYCFHPDVMKLSCTDTRINNAVGLTAMISTVGVDSVLILLSYILIIRTVLSIASPEERRKAFSTCISHIGAVAIFYIPLISLSFVHRFGKRAPPYVHTMIANTYLLIPPVMNPIIYSVKTKQIRKAVIKVLQSKEI, encoded by the coding sequence ATGCCAACCTTCCAGAACACCACAGCTTCTTCCATCATTTTCCTGCTCACTGGTGTGCCCGGGCTGGAAGCCTTCCACACCTGGATCTCCattcccttctgctttctctaTGCAACTGCCCTGTCAGGGAACAGCCTGATTCTCTTTGTCATTATCACCCAGCCCAGCCTCCACGAGCCCATGTATTACTTCCTCTCCATGTTGTCCACCACTGACCTCGGGCTCTCCATCTCCACTCTGGCCACCATGCTGGGGATATTCTGGTTCAACACCAGGGAGATCAGCTTCAATGCCTGCTTGTCACAGATGTTCTTCATTAAACTCTTCACTGTAATGGAATCCTCAGTGCTGTTGGCTATGGCTTTTGATCGTTATGTGGCCATCTCCAACCCTCTTAGGTATGCCACTATTTTAACTGATTCCAGAATAGCTCAAATTGGGGTGACAATTGTCATCAGAGGGACTGTAATGTTGACACCAATGGTCGCACTTCTTAAGAGACTAACCTTCTGCAGCAGCCGTGTGCTCCACCACTCCTACTGTTTCCACCCCGATGTCATGAAGCTCTCATGCACAGACACCAGGATCAACAATGCAGTTGGATTGACTGCCATGATCTCTACTGTTGGTGTGGACTCGGTCCTTATTCTCCTTTCCTACATCCTGATCATCAGAACCGTCCTCAGCATTGCTTCcccagaagagaggaggaaagccTTCAGCACGTGTATCTCCCATATCGGGGCTGTAGCTATATTCTATATTCCGTTGATCAGTTTGTCCTTTGTCCACAGATTTGGAAAACGAGCTCCACCCTATGTACATACCATGATTGCTAATACCTACCTGCTGATCCCTCCTGTCATGAACCCCATCATCTACAGTGTGAAGACCAAACAGATACGTAAAGCTGTGATAAAAGTTCTCCAATCTAAAGAAATATAG
- the LOC110326217 gene encoding olfactory receptor 51E2: MSSCNFTHATFLLIGIPGLEEAHFWFGFPLLSMYAVALFGNCIVVFIVRTERSLHAPMYLFLCMLAAIDLALSTSTMPKILALFWFDSREITFDACLAQMFFIHTLSAIESTILLAMAFDRYVAICHPLRHAAVLNNTVTVQIGMVALVRGSLFFFPLPLLIKRLAFCHSNVLSHSYCVHQDVMKLAYTDTLPNVVYGLTAILLVMGVDVMFISLSYFLIIRTVLQLPSKSERAKAFGTCVSHISVVLAFYVPLIGLSVVHRFGNSLDPIVHVLMGDVYLLLPPVINPIIYGAKTKQIRTRVLAMFKISCDKDIEAGGNT; this comes from the coding sequence ATGAGCTCCTGCAACTTCACCCATGCCACCTTCCTGCTTATTGGTATTCCAGGACTGGAGGAAGCTCACTTTTGGTTTGGCTTCCCCCTGCTTTCCATGTACGCTGTAGCACTGTTTGGAAACTGCATTGTGGTCTTCATCGTGAGGACAGAACGGAGCCTGCATGCGCCCATGTACCTTTTTCTCTGCATGCTGGCAGCTATTGATCTGGCTTTGTCCACGTCCACAATGCCCAAGATTCTCGCCCTCTTTTGGTTTGACTCCCGGGAGATTACTTTTGATGCCTGTCTTGCCCAGATGTTTTTCATTCATACTCTCTCAGCAATTGAATCTACTATCCTGCTGGCCATGGCCTTTGATCGGTACGTGGCTATCTGCCACCCACTGCGTCACGCTGCGGTCCTCAACAATACAGTAACAGTCCAAATCGGCATGGTGGCTCTGGTTCGGGGATCCCTATTCTTTTTCCCACTCCCACTACTGATCAAGCGACTGGCCTTCTGTCACTCCAATGTACTCTCCCACTCCTATTGTGTCCACCAAGATGTGATGAAGTTGGCCTATACAGACACATTGCCCAATGTAGTCTACGGTCTAACTGCCATTCTGCTAGTCATGGGTGTAGATGTCATGTTCATCTCCTTGTCCTACTTCCTGATTATACGAACGGTTCTGCAACTGCCTTCCAAGTCCGAGCGAGCTAAGGCATTTGGGACCTGTGTGTCACACATTAGTGTGGTCCTGGCTTTCTATGTACCACTCATTGGTCTGTCAGTGGTGCACCGTTTTGGAAACAGTCTGGATCCCATTGTGCATGTTCTCATGGGGGATGtctacctgctgctgcctcctgtgATCAATCCCATCATCTACGGTGCTAAGACCAAACAGATCAGAACACGGGTGCTGGCTATGTTTAAGATCAGCTGTGACAAGGACATTGAAGCTGGGGGAAACACATGA